The DNA region GCGTCCACCCGGTTGGTGAATCCGCAGCCCAGCCCCAGTAGCCGTCCCCCCTTGGCCACGGCGATGGCGTTGCTCTTCGCCAGGGCGGCGCACTTCCATGCGAAAACCAGGTCATCCCACAGGTCAGGCCGCCTCTTTCCGTGCCAGGTCCCGTCCTCCTCCCTTGGGGGGACCGGGATGGGGTCCTCCTGGACCAGGGTCCCCAGCAGCGTGTCCCTCAGCATCACCTCCATACGAGGGGAGGTTGCCTCCACAAGCCTCAAGGAGCCCCGCCGGGATCTCAGGAGCTCCAGTGCCTCCGGGTGGAAGGAGGGGGCCAGTACCACCTCGAAGAACCGGTCCGCCAGGATCTCCGCCGCCTGAAGGTCCACCGGCCTGGTCAATCCCACTATGCCGCCGAAGGCGGAAACGGGGTCGCAGTCGATGGCGGACGCCAGCGCCTCCCCGATGGTGTCCCCCAGGGCCGCGCCGCAGGGGTTGGTGTGCTTGATTATCACCGCCGCGCAGGAGTCCCGGAAGAGAAGGATCCCCCGGAGCGCCGCGTCGCTGTCCAGGATGTTGTTGTAGGAGAGCTCCTTGCCCCCCAGGAGCCTGAAGGGGGGCTCCCCCAGCCTGTCCCATAGGCTGGCCTCCTGATAGGGATTCTCCCCGTAGCGAAGCCTCTGAACCCTCCATAGGGGAATGGCGGTCCTGGCTATGGAGGCGTCTTTCATGGGGGATCCGGTGCCGATCCGATCCGACAGGACCGCGGAGATGGTCCCGTCATAGGCGGCGGTGACCGAGAAGGCCTTCACCGCCAGCCTCTCCCGGGTCTTGGGGGACACGGCCCCCAGGCTGTCAAGTTCCGAGGCCACCGACTCGTAGTCCGCCGGGTGGCACACCACCGCCACCCGGCGGTGGTTCTTGGCGGCGGCCCTTATGAGGGTAACCCCCCCTATGTCTACCTTCTCTATGAGCTCCTCAATGGGGGCTTGGGCCCTGGCGGCCTCCTCGAATGGGTAGAGGGTGCAGACCACCAGGTCTATCCGGGGTACCTGGTGGGAGGCCGCCTCCTCCGAGTCCTCCGCCTCCCTGAAGAGGATGCCTCCCGCCACCTTGGGATGCAGGGTCTTCACCCTCCCGCCGAACAGGTGCGGGTAGCCGGTCACCTCCTCCACCTCGGTGACCTGGATGCCCAGGCTTCTTATGAACTTGGCGGTGCCGGAGCTGGATATTATGCGGTACCCCGCCCGGTCTATGGCCCTGACCAACCCCTCCAGGTTGGACTTGTCGTAGGCGGATACTATCGCGTACCTGGTCTGATCCATCACGATATACCTCCTGTCACCATGGGCGAAGTCTTAAGGATGCGAGGGAGAAGTCCCCCTCCTTTAGCCACCGGTCTATGGTGGCGGGGTAGAGCCGATGCTCCACCCGGTGGACCCTCTCCTCCAGGCTCTCCAGAGTGTCCCCCTCCAGGATCTCCACCGCCTCCTGGGCCAGGATGGGACCGTGATCCACCTGCTCGTCCACCAGGTGGACCGTTACCCCCGTGATCCGGACCCCGTAGAGGAAGGCGTCCCTTATCCCGCTTCGCCCCGGGAAGGAGGGTAGCAGGGAGGGGTGCAGGTTTATCACCTGTCCCCGGTGGCGTCCCACGAAGGGGGCGGAGAGGATCCTCATGAAGCCCGCCAGCACCAGGTGGCGCACCCGGTGGAGTTCCATGGCCCGGTCTATCTGGCACTCCGCCGCCTCCCTTCCTTTGGAATAGTCAAGGAAGACCGTGTCGAGCCCCTGGCCTGACGCCCAGACCATCCCGGGGCAGTCCGGCACGTCGGACCCGACGAAGCCGATCCGGGCGTTGAGGTCACCCCGGTCGATGGCCTCCTTGATGGCCATCAGGTTGGAACCCCTGCCGGATATGAGGACCCCTATGTTGGGCTTCATGTCCCGGAAACCCTCCCAATCACTATGAACTCCTCTCCGCACCGGGCAAGGGCATCCGCAACCTCTGGGAGGTGATCCGGCGACGCCACCAGGACGAAGCCGATGCCCAGGTTGAAGACCCGCCTCATCTCCTCCTCCTCTATGCCCAATTCTCGGAGGAGGCGGAAGATGAGGGGCCTGTCCCAGGAGGAGTAGTCCACCTGGGCCCTGAGTCCCCGGGGAATTATCCTGCTCACGTTGCCCTCGAGGCCGCCACCGGTTATGTGGGCCATCCCCTTCACCTTGCGGGTGGATAGGGCCTCCATGGCGGCCCTGACGTACAGCTTGGTGGGCCTTAAAAGCTCCTCCCCAAGGGGAAGCTGGAACCCCGGTTGGGGCTGTGTCAGGTCAAGCCGGGCCCGTTCCACCGCCAACCTAACCAGGCTGTACCCGTTGCTGTGGATCCCGGAGCTCCTTAGCCCCAGGAGCAGGTCCCCTTCCTCTATGTTCCCGCCGGTCACGATTTGGTCAATATCCACGATGCCAACCGCGAACCCCGCCAGGTCGAAGCCCTGAGGGGGGTATACCCAGGGCATCTCCGCAGTCTCCCCCCCCAGGAGGATGCACCCGGACTCCTCGCAGCTCTCCACGATGGACTCCAAGATGGGGGAGAGGGCCTCCACGTCCAGGGAACCGCACGCCACGTAGTCCAGGAAGAAGAGTGGTCGGGCTCCGCAGGTGACCAGGTCGTTTACGTTCATGGCCACCAGGTCCTGTCCGAGCCCCCTTAGGATCCCCAACCTCTTGGCCAGCTCCAGCTTGGTTCCTACCCCGTCGCAGCAGGCTGCGAGGGCCTTCCCGTTCCCGAGGTCATACAGGCCCGCGAAGCCCCCTATCCCGCTTATAACGTTCCTCCGCTGGGATGGGCGGCCCCCCAAAAGGCCCTTTATCCTCTCTACCCAGGCGTCCGCCGCCCAGAGGCTCACCCCAGCTCCCTCATAGGTCAATCCCATTGGCATCATCCTCCATGTACTCTCCGCTGAAACAGGCGGTGCAGAGCCTGCCCTCGGGGGCCCCTATGGCGTTCAAAAGGTCTTCCTGGGTTATGTAGGCCAGCGAGTCCGCTCCCACCTCTTCGGTCAGTTGGTCCAGGTCGAACCGGGCCGCCGCCAGCTCCTCCGACGAGGGGGTGTCGATGCCGTAGTAACATGGGAACCGGACCGGCGGGGACGCGATCCGAAGGTGCACCTTCGATGCCCCGGCGGATCTCATCAGGTTAACCACCCGGGAGGCGGTGGTGCCCCTCACTATGGAGTCGTCGATCACCACCACCTCCTTGCCGGATAGGACGCTGGGGTTGGGGTTGAGCTTCACCTTCACTCCCGCCTCCCTGACCCTCTGGGTGGGCTGGATGAAGGTCCTCCCCACGTACCGATTCCTGACTATGGCCATCTCGAAGGGACACCGGGCCTCCTCCGCGTATCCCAGGGCCGCCACGGTGCCGCTATCAGGCATGCCCGCCACCAGGTCAGCCTTCACAGGGCACCGCTTGGCGAGGCGTCGCCCCAGGTTCTTCCTGGCGTCGTAGACCGATATGCCGTCGATCACGCTGTCGGGTCGGGCGAAGTAGACGAACTCGAAGGAACAGAGGAAGCCCCTCCGGGGCTTAACCGGTATCCTAAGGGAGGACACGGAGCTACGATCCACCACGATGACCTCCCCGGGCTCCACGTCCCTTACCGGCCTGGCCCCCACCATGTCCAGGGCACAGCTTTCGGAGGAGAAGTACACCACCCCGTCCCTCTCCCCCATGATCAGGGGCCTGAACCCCCAGGGGTCCCGGGCTGCGATGAGCCGGTCCTCAAGGAGCACCACCAGGCTGAACGCCCCCCTTATCCTCCTGAGGGCGTCCATT from Thermanaerovibrio acidaminovorans DSM 6589 includes:
- the purH gene encoding bifunctional phosphoribosylaminoimidazolecarboxamide formyltransferase/IMP cyclohydrolase encodes the protein MDQTRYAIVSAYDKSNLEGLVRAIDRAGYRIISSSGTAKFIRSLGIQVTEVEEVTGYPHLFGGRVKTLHPKVAGGILFREAEDSEEAASHQVPRIDLVVCTLYPFEEAARAQAPIEELIEKVDIGGVTLIRAAAKNHRRVAVVCHPADYESVASELDSLGAVSPKTRERLAVKAFSVTAAYDGTISAVLSDRIGTGSPMKDASIARTAIPLWRVQRLRYGENPYQEASLWDRLGEPPFRLLGGKELSYNNILDSDAALRGILLFRDSCAAVIIKHTNPCGAALGDTIGEALASAIDCDPVSAFGGIVGLTRPVDLQAAEILADRFFEVVLAPSFHPEALELLRSRRGSLRLVEATSPRMEVMLRDTLLGTLVQEDPIPVPPREEDGTWHGKRRPDLWDDLVFAWKCAALAKSNAIAVAKGGRLLGLGCGFTNRVDAAAFALGKAGDAAHGAAMASDAFLPFPDTVEVAHSKGVGAIIQPGGSVRDRDVIDRALELGLSMFMGGTRTFRH
- the purN gene encoding phosphoribosylglycinamide formyltransferase, which gives rise to MKPNIGVLISGRGSNLMAIKEAIDRGDLNARIGFVGSDVPDCPGMVWASGQGLDTVFLDYSKGREAAECQIDRAMELHRVRHLVLAGFMRILSAPFVGRHRGQVINLHPSLLPSFPGRSGIRDAFLYGVRITGVTVHLVDEQVDHGPILAQEAVEILEGDTLESLEERVHRVEHRLYPATIDRWLKEGDFSLASLRLRPW
- the purM gene encoding phosphoribosylformylglycinamidine cyclo-ligase — encoded protein: MGLTYEGAGVSLWAADAWVERIKGLLGGRPSQRRNVISGIGGFAGLYDLGNGKALAACCDGVGTKLELAKRLGILRGLGQDLVAMNVNDLVTCGARPLFFLDYVACGSLDVEALSPILESIVESCEESGCILLGGETAEMPWVYPPQGFDLAGFAVGIVDIDQIVTGGNIEEGDLLLGLRSSGIHSNGYSLVRLAVERARLDLTQPQPGFQLPLGEELLRPTKLYVRAAMEALSTRKVKGMAHITGGGLEGNVSRIIPRGLRAQVDYSSWDRPLIFRLLRELGIEEEEMRRVFNLGIGFVLVASPDHLPEVADALARCGEEFIVIGRVSGT
- the purF gene encoding amidophosphoribosyltransferase, which translates into the protein MCGVFGAFSRDGRPVLEDIYLGLFALQHRGQESAGLSWIEGGVARSIKGMGLVHNAISQGMVSSIPARAAIGHVRYSTCGDSILQNAQPLTINYAKGPVAIAHNGNLTNSGGIMRYLEDRGAIFQSTSDTEVILHLMAHQSHKMPLDALMDALRRIRGAFSLVVLLEDRLIAARDPWGFRPLIMGERDGVVYFSSESCALDMVGARPVRDVEPGEVIVVDRSSVSSLRIPVKPRRGFLCSFEFVYFARPDSVIDGISVYDARKNLGRRLAKRCPVKADLVAGMPDSGTVAALGYAEEARCPFEMAIVRNRYVGRTFIQPTQRVREAGVKVKLNPNPSVLSGKEVVVIDDSIVRGTTASRVVNLMRSAGASKVHLRIASPPVRFPCYYGIDTPSSEELAAARFDLDQLTEEVGADSLAYITQEDLLNAIGAPEGRLCTACFSGEYMEDDANGIDL